The Polypterus senegalus isolate Bchr_013 chromosome 11, ASM1683550v1, whole genome shotgun sequence sequence AAATTCCAATCTCTGGTTTTCGATGGATCGATATGTATTAGGGTCTAGTGACACctaaaacattgatatctcaatgatgagtgtgtgtctctgtcttagtttttgagccaaactgTGCAAGAGAAGAGGcattctagaggaaccctcaaataccataattccggagttaattatgaattcttctcatcaattgctatcataatgacctatgaTCAGAAAggtcagcatcagagcggtaaataattactgaaatttcATAGAATAGTTTGTGTAATGTGGTTCCTACAGCACAAAGCCAACTGCTGGTCACGTCTgaagttttaaatattaaaagtacaaATGTCATGAGAAAgatgagttggtttttgcattcagaaatgccagaaatttcatttctattgaagttttcagtatattttaattGCTGTAAAAGTGTTACATCTTTTGTTTGACCatctaattttaatattttttttcttaattctgcATTTGTGGAGGTTTTTGTACAGGATTAGAAGTATCAGCCTTATGACATGATTGATGATGGTTCAAGTACATTTATAAATGTGAAGGTGAGAGCAGAGAAAATGAGCAGATAACAGAAAGCTGAAGAACTGAGACAAAAACTGTTGTAGGTGACAAAGAATTCAAGGTTAAGTCATTAGAATTTGTCAGCTTGGACACATCAAGGAATGTAATTTAATTTGGAAACTAATTATGcacgtatttaaaaaaataagtcagcatttgaaaaaatatgtttttagttCACAACTGTTTTATTGAAACAAAATTACTCTTAAGAGCTGtagaataataattaaattaaatcagcTACTAGACTGAGACATTTAAAACTAGATATAATTTGAGCACCTAaacttcaaactgattttttaatgtttatatatCTGCCTtaagaataaattaatgaatataaaataatgtttatatgTTCATGTTGAATATATACTACCAGTCTGACTTACATATAGTATGAATGTCAgtgtttcttttattgtattaACAGACACCAAGAATATGAATAGGAGTTATTTCTGGATAAATGAGAGTATGAGCTGGAGCAGCGCTCAGAACTACTGTCAGGTGAATTACACAGACCTGGTCAGTATAAGGGATGAGagtgaaaaccaaaaaataatgaaGACAGCACAGGGGTTCAACTTCTGGATTGGCCTGTTCAACAATCAATGGAAATGGTCTGATGGACGAAATTTAACCTTTCAAAACTGGGATCAAAACTGCCAAGGACATGATAAAAGTGAACAATGTGGGTTTATTACTTCATTTGGAAAGTGGTCTGCCTATCCCTGCAGCACTCTGTGGTTCTTTTTCTGCATTAACAGTAAGGCAGTCTTAATGTTGTCATTACCAGTAGATTATTACGCATAAAAATAAGGTGAACAGAGGTTAAGCTTTGGCAAAGCATAAATAAATGGAtttcacacaaaacacaaaacattctGAATTGTTTTATCTTTGCTAAAGTAATgaaacattacattattttaaaggaaTAGCAGTtgtaaaattaaagagaaaacaaGCACTGTAAAATTTTAGGTACTTTTAAACTCCTTTttaactcatttattttttttattggaattaaaaacaatattgaaaatgCATATCTGCATGAACACAGTGTTGTCCATTTTTGTTAATTCTTTTTATACATAACTGAAATActtaatactgtatgttaaaaaaggatacaaaatgtaatattcacATGTGTACTTGTTTTAAGGAACCTGTGGGCCTCTCTCTTGCAACACAACATATCACAACATATCAAATTGGATGAGCTGGTATGACGCCCAGAGCTACTGCAGATCACACTACACAGACCTGGTCACTATTGAGAATCAAACTGTGAATGACCAGCTGTTACAAATCTTAGGACAAAGACAGGGATGGATTGGGCTGCGACATGGAAATGACACTTGGCAATGGTCCGATGGAGACCAGCTGACCTACAAAAATTGGAATCCAACCCGTTACTGTGCTCGGGTTCAACCAGATGGCTCATGGGCAGATTCCATTTGTTCTGACCAAATCCCTTTCATGTGCTACAAGGGTAAGTATGTCTTGTATAG is a genomic window containing:
- the LOC120538558 gene encoding secretory phospholipase A2 receptor-like, giving the protein MEKLIPVILILRDFILLISCSETDFYFVSTPMSWNAAQSFCRSNNSDLVTITNQEMNQQLSNIARNYYYYYYSFWIGLYHEKDIWQWSNGEIPNYYNWKRNLFCGYAKMDGSWMDSYCDVLKPFMCYKDTKNMNRSYFWINESMSWSSAQNYCQVNYTDLVSIRDESENQKIMKTAQGFNFWIGLFNNQWKWSDGRNLTFQNWDQNCQGHDKSEQCGFITSFGKWSAYPCSTLWFFFCINSKAVLMLSLPVDYYA